A window of the Nitrososphaerota archaeon genome harbors these coding sequences:
- the iolN gene encoding 3-dehydro-scyllo-inosose hydrolase, with protein sequence MKQERKIPHDLVFEETSVGKLEKEIWLASEEDIDKILEDYGIPSPSELAKPNVYIQTTPGYKIEENLKKNDILLIPVGSTEYHGKHLPSGADTFFVTQICEAVRRYTEKKGRAVSLAWPITYGAHPWHHYGMPGTVIIEEDHLKNYTLDMMLGFWNMGFRKQILINNHGHLWVFESIIQEFMKKYQLPGIYRVIDWHRASRKFFRTRERGGELETWFVHADEAETSLALLLIPEMVEMKYAVNTEPKHYLPNGHIDNAVDGLGRPSMWSSGQGHMPIEIVSTPEGVVGKAKLGEARKVKRAVAFFLKYLTLLIDEILEVFPPGKVPPVEEVTYRTEEEMKPYLLPPGSKGWKPVYALFKRVD encoded by the coding sequence ATGAAGCAAGAAAGAAAAATTCCACATGATTTAGTTTTTGAAGAAACAAGTGTTGGTAAATTGGAAAAAGAAATATGGCTTGCAAGTGAAGAAGATATAGATAAAATCTTAGAAGATTATGGTATCCCTTCACCTTCAGAATTAGCAAAACCAAATGTTTACATACAAACTACTCCTGGATATAAAATTGAAGAAAATTTAAAAAAGAATGATATTCTTTTAATACCTGTAGGAAGCACGGAGTATCATGGAAAGCATTTGCCATCAGGTGCTGATACATTTTTTGTCACTCAAATTTGTGAAGCAGTAAGAAGATATACTGAAAAGAAAGGAAGAGCGGTAAGCTTAGCTTGGCCGATAACTTATGGTGCTCATCCGTGGCATCATTATGGAATGCCAGGTACTGTAATCATAGAAGAAGATCATCTTAAGAACTATACTTTAGATATGATGCTTGGGTTTTGGAATATGGGTTTTAGGAAACAAATACTTATTAACAATCATGGTCATTTATGGGTTTTTGAATCAATTATTCAAGAATTTATGAAAAAATATCAATTACCAGGAATATATAGAGTAATAGATTGGCATAGAGCTTCAAGAAAATTTTTCAGAACAAGAGAAAGAGGAGGAGAATTAGAAACATGGTTTGTACATGCAGATGAAGCAGAAACTTCCCTAGCTTTGCTTCTTATCCCTGAAATGGTTGAAATGAAATATGCTGTTAATACAGAACCTAAGCATTATTTGCCAAATGGACATATAGATAATGCAGTAGATGGATTAGGAAGACCATCCATGTGGAGCTCAGGACAAGGACATATGCCTATTGAAATTGTATCAACTCCTGAAGGAGTAGTTGGAAAAGCTAAACTTGGAGAAGCAAGAAAAGTTAAAAGAGCAGTTGCTTTCTTCTTAAAATATTTAACATTATTAATAGATGAAATACTTGAAGTTTTTCCACCTGGAAAAGTTCCACCAGTTGAAGAAGTTACATACAGAACTGAAGAAGAAATGAAACCATATCTTTTACCTCCTGGAAGCAAAGGTTGGAAACCAGTTTATG